The genomic segment TACCTCCCCTACTATGTTATAATAAGAACATGTAAAGGAGGCATGCCCCATGGAATACATCATTCGAGGTCAACATTTACAAGTGACAGATGCACTCAAGGATTATGTCGAGAAGAAGCTCGGCCGCTTAGAGAAGTATTTTGAAGCCCCTACCTCCGAAACAACCGTAACCTTATCGGTAACGAAAGGCATACACGCTGTCGAGGTCACGATTCCGATTGCCCGCAACTTTTTGAGAGCAGAGGAGAAAAGTGCCGACATGTACGCCTCTATTGATACAGTTGTGGATAAGCTGGAAAGACAAATTCGCAAACACAAAACGAAAGTCAACCGTAGATTCCGCCATGATAGCGGTGTGAAATCGTTATTCAGGGAAGAAGGCTCCGCCGTAGGCGTTCTTGAGCATGAGGAAGAGGATTTCGAAGTCGTAAGGACAAAGAAATTTCTGCTCAAGCCGATGGATGTGGAGGAGGCCATTTTGCAAATGAATATGGTCGGCCATAACTTTTTCGTATTCGCCAATAGCTTAAATGAAGAGGTGAACGTCGTATACAAACGCGATGATGGAACATATGGATTAATTGAACAAGGCTAATAGAAGGCCAGTCGTACTTATACATTTATTGCAAATTCAAGCCTTTCCTCCTGCGGGAGGGAGGGCTTTTTCATTTTTTTATGAAATATTGGGAAAGGATATAATTTTCCCGCCCTTTCTCTCTATTTCTCGGAATGAAACGCGCTGCGCCGTCAAAGGACGGTGACAGCCATTTCACCCTCGAAACGGCAGATTAACCGCCAGAGGACGGCTTCAGCCGTTTACGCTTGACATGGTGTATTTAACCATAGGGGAGAGAGCCGCTTTTTAATAGGAAGTCGTTTTGATTTCGCCCTCTGCGCGATGTATAATGAACTCAGTTGAATACGTAGGCGATACGCCTTTTTTCCTTTTGGTAAAAATGGTTATATTCTTACCTGAAAATAATGGTGATGCGTTGCGGTGCATCCTGCAAACTGTTACAATTTAAGGCAAACAAGCGTAAGGTGAAAGGGGAAGCCCCATGCTCGGATTAGTGAAAAAAATATTTGGTGATGCGAACGAGCGCGAGGTTAAGCGCCTCACGCGTAAAGTAGAAGAAATCAATGCACTGGAGTCCACCATCTCGGCTTTGTCCGATGAGGAGCTCGCAGCTAAAACTGTACAATTCAGAGCTCGCCTTGCTAAAGGAGAGACGATTGATCAAATATTGCCAGAAGCTTTCGCAGTTACGCGTGAAGCTTCGAAGCGTACGCTCGGCATGCGTCACTTCGATGTGCAGCTGATGGGCGGTATCGTTCTCCATGAGGGCAAAATCGCTGAGATGAGAACCGGTGAAGGTAAAACGCTCGTAGCGACACTGCCTGTATATCTGAACGCGCTGCTTGAGAAAGGCGTACATGTCGTAACGGTCAATGATTATTTGGCTTCTCGTGACAGCCAGCTGATGGCTCAGCTTTACAATTTCCTCGGCATGACGGTCGGCTGCAACCTGAACGGCTTGTCGCATGAGGAGAAGCAAAGCGCCTATGCTTGCGATATTACGTACGGTACGAACAATGAGTTTGGCTTCGATTACTTGCGCGACAACATGGTTCTTTACAAAGAACAAATGGTTCAGCGCCCGCTTTATTTCTCAATCATTGATGAAGTTGACTCCATCCTTGTCGATGAGGCGCGTACACCGCTTATTATTTCGGGACAAGCTGCCAAGTCGACTGAGCTTTATTATTCGGCAGACCGCTTCCTGAGCCGTTTGAAGGTGGAAGAGGATTACACGATTGATGTGAAGCTGCGCAATGTCATGCTGACGGAAGAAGGCGTGGAGAAGGCGGAGAAGGCGTTCCACATTGAAAATCTTTTTGACCATGAAAATGTGACGCTCAATCACCATATCCAACAGGCGCTCAAAGCCAATGTCATTATGAAGCGCGATGTCGATTATGTCGTTCAAGATGACGAAGTCATCATCGTCGATGAATTTACTGGACGCCTAATGTCCGGTCGCCGTTACAGCGATGGCTTGCATCAAGCGATTGAAGCGAAGGAGCAGCTCAAAGTACAAAATGAGAGCATGACCTTGGCTACGATTACGTTCCAGAACTATTTCCGGATGTATCGCAAGCTTGCGGGCATGACGGGTACGGCGAAGACGGAGGAAGAAGAATTCAAGCGGATTTACGGCTTGGACGTTATTCAAGTTCCGACGAACCGCTCCATGATTCGTAAAGACCTTCAAGATGTCGTTTATAAATCGGAAAAAGGCAAGTTTAATGCTGTTGTGGAAGAGATCGTAGCTCGCCACGCGAACAAACAGCCTGTACTGGTCGGTACGATTTCCATTGAAAATTCCGAGCGTCTGGCAGAAATGCTTAAACGCCGCGGTGTTGCCCATAAAGTACTGAATGCGAAGTTCCATGCGGAAGAGGCTGAAATTATTTCGCGTGCCGGTCAAGAGGGCTCTGTTACTATTGCTACTAACATGGCGGGACGCGGTACCGATATTATGCTCGGTGAAGGGGTAGCTGATTTTGGCGGCCTTCATATTATTGGTACGGAGCGCCATGAGAGCCGCCGGATCGATAACCAGCTGCGTGGTCGTGCCGGACGTCAAGGCGATCCGGGCTCATCCCAGTTTTATTTGTCGCTGGAAGATGAACTGATGCGCCGTTTTGGCTCGGATAACATTATGGCCATGATGGATCGTCTCGGTCTGGAAGAGGATCAACCGATCGAAAGCCGGATGATTACCCGTGCAGTAGAATCGGCTCAGAAGCGTGTAGAAGGAAACAACTTCGATCTTCGTAAAGTCGTTCTTCAATATGATGATGTCATGAACCAGCAGCGTGAAGTAATTTACAAGCAGCGTCTGGATGTGCTCACTTCCGATAATATCCGTGAAATCGTCATGGAAATGATTAAAGCGGTCATTGATCGCACGGTTAAAGCTCACTGTACGGAGGATATTCCGGAAGAGTGGGATTTGGAAACCATTATCGACTTCGTAGATGCGAACCTTCTGAATGAAGGCACCGTGACGAGAGACGATATTTGGGGCAAGGAAATTGAGGAAATTACCGAATTTATTTATGGCAAAGTCGTTGCTTATTATGACGAGCGTGAAGCAGAGCTTGGCGAAACGACGATGCGTGAATTCGAGAAGGTCGTTTCACTTCGCGCAGTTGACAGCAAATGGATGGATCACATCGATGCAATGGATCAGCTGCGTCAAGGTATCCACCTTCGGGCATACGGCGGTACGGATCCGCTTCGCGAGTACCAATTTGAGGGCTTTGAGATGTTCAAGGCGATGATTGATACGATCCAAGAGGAAGTTGCCAAATACATTATGAAGTCGCGCGTAGAAAGCAACCTGGAGCGCCAAGAGGTAGCTCAAGGCCAGACGACGACGAACAGCCCAGGCGAAAGCCAGGAAAAACGTCCGGCGAAGCGTTTGGACCGGGTTGGCCGCAATGATGATTGCCCATGCGGCAGCGGCAAGAAATACAAGCAGTGCCACGGTAAATAAGGTGCTGTGATCGGATAGGCAAGGCTTAACGCGCCAGTGTGCGGAGCAATGCGGCAAAAGCTGCAGCGCTTCGCAGCAGGCGCGTTTATGCCATCAGGCAGCAGCAGAGCAAGAAAAAGCTGGGCAACCAGACAAGATGAGAAATTTGAGGTGAAACGTACGCTATGATAGAACCAACGGTGAAACAAGATTTGCGGGAAATAGCGAAGCGGCTCCAAGATCTCAGGGGGTCTCTTTGACTTAGATCTAAAAAACGAATTAATCGCCAACTATGAGGAAAAAATGACGGCGCCTGATTTTTGGGATGACAATGACAAGGCGCAAAACGTGATTTCCGAAATGAATGCAGTCAAATCGGTCGTCGATCAATATTTGCGTTTGAACGGCGAGATGGAAGATTTGCAAACGATGCTGGAGCTGGCAGAGGAAGAGCAGGACGAGACGCTTGAGCCTGAGCTGCTGGAAGGAACAGCCCAGCTGCTGCGCAAGCTGAATGATTTTGAGCTGACGCTGCTGCTTAACCAGCCGTATGATAAGCTTAACGCAATCGTTGAGCTGCATCCTGGCGCTGGCGGCACCGAGTCGCAGGACTGGGGCCAAATGCTGTACCGGATGTATACGCGCTGGGCAGAGAAAAGCGGTTTCAAGGTTGAGCTGCTGGATTATCTCCCTGGTGATGAGGCAGGCATCAAGAGCGTTACGATTTTGGTCAAAGGCTACAACGCTTACGGCTACCTTAAAGCGGAGAAGGGCGTACACCGCCTCGTTCGCATTTCGCCGTTTGATGCGTCAGGCCGTCGCCATACATCCTTCGCATCTTGCGATGTAGTGCCGGAAATAACTGATGACATCGATATCGAAATCCGCAGTGAGGATTTGAAGGTTGATACATACCGTGCCAGTGGAGCGGGCGGACAGCATGTCAACAAGACGGAATCGGCGATTCGTATTACGCATATTCCTTCGGGGATCGTTGTGGCCTGCCAGCAGGAGCGTTCACAAATCCAGAACCGTGAGCGGGCGATGAATATGCTGCGCTCCAAGCTTTATGAGCGGAAAATTGAAGAGCAGCGACAGCATCTCGCGGAAATTCGCGGGGAGCAATCGGATATTGCCTGGGGCAGCCAAATCCGCTCCTATGTTTTTCATCCGTACAGCATGGTCAAGGATCATCGCACCTCGGTGGAGACAGGGAATGTAGGCGCTGTAATGGATGGCGACCTGAATGCCTTCATTAACGGATATTTGCGCCATCAAATTCGCCACGACTAAACGGCAGGCTATTATAGCGCTCCTAGCAGTTAGCTACCGCATCTGGCAAATGCGGTTATAGGAAATAGAATATGGATGAATACGCATGGTTCAAGCCATATTGACGTAAGCTAAGAAGAGTTCCGACTCGAACAAGGGTGGAACTCTTCTTTTTTATGAGCGCTTATAGGGATGAATTTATGAACTTGGGTGGGATTCGAGATGAGTAAAGAGATGAATGATGCACGAAACGGCAAGCTGCATGCGGCCAATTCGAAGGTAATAAATAAACGGAAGAAAAAACCGCTCAGCCCTGGCAAACAGCTCGTTTGGAGCATGCTCCAGGTGCTGCTGGGCTCTTTTATAATGGCGGCAAGCTTTAATTTATTTCTGGTGCCTAATGAGATTGCCTCAGGCGGTGTTTCCGGCATTTCGATTTTGGTCCAGCGTTTTGCTGGCATTTCGCCAGCTTATACGCAGTGGGCTGTTAATATTCCTTTGTTTTTTGTAGGGCTGTGGCTGCTGGGCAAACGTTATGCGTTAAAAGTGGCGCTTGGCTCCGTCGTGCTGCCTTTATTCGTTCTGCTTACTTCCCATTGGGATACACCGACTCATAATCCTTTGCTTGCTGCTATTTATGGCGGGATCGGCGTTGGGCTCGGGCTTGGCATCGTCTTTCGCGGAGGCGGCTCAACGGGAGGGCTTGGTTTGGCTGCGCAAATTTTGCATCGGTACACGGGATTGTCGCTGGGGCTCTCCGTCGCTATTTTTGACGGATGTGTCATCATTGCGGCAGGCCTGCTTATTTCGCCGGAAGTGGCGTTGTATGCTTTAGTCGGGCTGTTTGTAACGAGCAAAACAATTGATATTATTCAAAGCGGGCTGCCGGTGT from the Paenibacillus sp. BIHB 4019 genome contains:
- the secA gene encoding preprotein translocase subunit SecA, producing the protein MLGLVKKIFGDANEREVKRLTRKVEEINALESTISALSDEELAAKTVQFRARLAKGETIDQILPEAFAVTREASKRTLGMRHFDVQLMGGIVLHEGKIAEMRTGEGKTLVATLPVYLNALLEKGVHVVTVNDYLASRDSQLMAQLYNFLGMTVGCNLNGLSHEEKQSAYACDITYGTNNEFGFDYLRDNMVLYKEQMVQRPLYFSIIDEVDSILVDEARTPLIISGQAAKSTELYYSADRFLSRLKVEEDYTIDVKLRNVMLTEEGVEKAEKAFHIENLFDHENVTLNHHIQQALKANVIMKRDVDYVVQDDEVIIVDEFTGRLMSGRRYSDGLHQAIEAKEQLKVQNESMTLATITFQNYFRMYRKLAGMTGTAKTEEEEFKRIYGLDVIQVPTNRSMIRKDLQDVVYKSEKGKFNAVVEEIVARHANKQPVLVGTISIENSERLAEMLKRRGVAHKVLNAKFHAEEAEIISRAGQEGSVTIATNMAGRGTDIMLGEGVADFGGLHIIGTERHESRRIDNQLRGRAGRQGDPGSSQFYLSLEDELMRRFGSDNIMAMMDRLGLEEDQPIESRMITRAVESAQKRVEGNNFDLRKVVLQYDDVMNQQREVIYKQRLDVLTSDNIREIVMEMIKAVIDRTVKAHCTEDIPEEWDLETIIDFVDANLLNEGTVTRDDIWGKEIEEITEFIYGKVVAYYDEREAELGETTMREFEKVVSLRAVDSKWMDHIDAMDQLRQGIHLRAYGGTDPLREYQFEGFEMFKAMIDTIQEEVAKYIMKSRVESNLERQEVAQGQTTTNSPGESQEKRPAKRLDRVGRNDDCPCGSGKKYKQCHGK
- a CDS encoding YitT family protein encodes the protein MNDARNGKLHAANSKVINKRKKKPLSPGKQLVWSMLQVLLGSFIMAASFNLFLVPNEIASGGVSGISILVQRFAGISPAYTQWAVNIPLFFVGLWLLGKRYALKVALGSVVLPLFVLLTSHWDTPTHNPLLAAIYGGIGVGLGLGIVFRGGGSTGGLGLAAQILHRYTGLSLGLSVAIFDGCVIIAAGLLISPEVALYALVGLFVTSKTIDIIQSGLPVSKVAFIISSEPEKLSETILYDLDRGLTKLDGHGGYSGEGRTVLMVVVGQMEVAKLKQLVRSVDPTAFVIISNTSEVVGEGFKLE
- the prfB gene encoding peptide chain release factor 2 (programmed frameshift) — translated: MIEPTVKQDLREIAKRLQDLRGSLDLDLKNELIANYEEKMTAPDFWDDNDKAQNVISEMNAVKSVVDQYLRLNGEMEDLQTMLELAEEEQDETLEPELLEGTAQLLRKLNDFELTLLLNQPYDKLNAIVELHPGAGGTESQDWGQMLYRMYTRWAEKSGFKVELLDYLPGDEAGIKSVTILVKGYNAYGYLKAEKGVHRLVRISPFDASGRRHTSFASCDVVPEITDDIDIEIRSEDLKVDTYRASGAGGQHVNKTESAIRITHIPSGIVVACQQERSQIQNRERAMNMLRSKLYERKIEEQRQHLAEIRGEQSDIAWGSQIRSYVFHPYSMVKDHRTSVETGNVGAVMDGDLNAFINGYLRHQIRHD
- the raiA gene encoding ribosome-associated translation inhibitor RaiA codes for the protein MEYIIRGQHLQVTDALKDYVEKKLGRLEKYFEAPTSETTVTLSVTKGIHAVEVTIPIARNFLRAEEKSADMYASIDTVVDKLERQIRKHKTKVNRRFRHDSGVKSLFREEGSAVGVLEHEEEDFEVVRTKKFLLKPMDVEEAILQMNMVGHNFFVFANSLNEEVNVVYKRDDGTYGLIEQG